The Ziziphus jujuba cultivar Dongzao chromosome 1, ASM3175591v1 genome segment gtttattgtttttttaattacaacttTGGAGAGGGAAGATTTTCACATACGTAAACGTTTGAACCCTGAACTTGCTAGTGTATTTTCAATGACTATATTATTGGCCATATGCTGAATGTAGTTTTCACTACTAATAATCTtgcttttctaatttttcttttcaatcttaaattgttttttattaatagattttaaatgttgcttaactatatatatatatatatattcaaatggaGCCAACTGTTTTTTATTGATAGATTTTAAATGTTGcttaactctatatatatatatatatatattcaaatggaGTGAACGGATTTAAGttaaataaactattttttagCAAAGTGCAAATTAGTCACGATAAAGCATAAATGACAAATCTATTTTGACTAATTTGCAATATATTCTAACAAATGAGATTCTAATGTGATTAGGATTATATGTAGAGTCAATTTTGAgatagtaattattattttcttccttaagaaaatagaaaattagcgTTAGGGTTGACAACTTTACATTTATTTAGGAGCACGACTGGCCCTGCAGAGCTGAAACAAGTTTGTTGGCTTGAGGTAAACGGTAAGACGAAACAAGGAGAACCTCCAgctgctggaaattatgaagtTGGTTTCAAAATAGCACTTAAGGACGATGCATTTGGATGGTCTAACTGCCATGTTTTACTGGTGGCCAAGGTTGGGAAAAGAGGAAAGTACGCATGGAGAAAGGTACCACTGAATAAGGACGAACAACAAGCTAATGGTGGCagtttgcaaaaaaatattCGACTCGAGATTAAACCAAGTGATGAGGATAGGCAGATCTATTTTGGTATGTATGAAGTATGGAGTGCAAGATGGAAGGGAGGTTTGTTGATTTATGAGGCACGTATAAAAAGGCTGTAAGCTATAAACAGTTAAATAGGCAATGAACTTATAGAGTTCaacctatatacatatatatatatatatatacaagaactTATAGAGTTCaacctatatacatatatatatatatatatatatataacttttgctTGTTTGTGTGTGTATTTGTATGTTTACAATACAAATGTCTGCAAGCATCTAAATACTGAGGACTACCCTGAAATATCATTAGTGAGAACGATTTAAATTAAGATTGCTAAATTCTTtagcatatatatttatgtacgtcagaaataataaaataaaatatatgaatattctaTTTGATTTTCATGTATGTGCATAAGCATGGCACGCGCATTCATGTCATGTTATCTTATGTTGGCGAATCTGGTTGAAGAAAAAGGTCTAGTACTTCTGGAGTACTTACCTACTTAGAACATTTTCAATAGAGATGTAAATTATGAGAATGTGCATTGACACATAAGCAAAATAGAcagtttttgaaagaaaaagccCTTCAAtgtaatgtttattttaaatgtcaaaatgATGCCATCTCGACAATGTCAAGTTACATGTCTATTTTAGAAGCTATGTCAATAtcctttatttttcataatttctattTCAGAGGCTTTGCCAAacattctttattttccataaaagccaaattttccatcaaaggttattttttaatggaaaggaaaataattgatACTATGAAAATACTTGAAAATGATAAATCAAGTAAAAAAGTTGTTTTGAGAAAACCGGAGTGTCAAAcccaagaaaataatttattattaactctaattaattataatattaaaatgaacaccaaaattgattttttagcaAACCATTATTAActctaattaaattataatattaaaatgaacaccaaaattgattttttagcaaaccagtaaaacaaaaattaaattaaagaaagcaATAGAATTAAATTTCAGGCTTTAGGAAATCCAATTTCAAGTGAATTAAGAACTATGATAACGAACTAGGAACTCTGGATGTTACCAATAGTAAATCCAGTTTACAAAAAATTTTGCAAGAATAACATGATGTAAATATTTGACCATTTCAACGAAGtttaatcataataatattaaaatttgatttttcaaataactGAATATAAAGAAACTAGGAGATTAGTAGATTTTcatactaaaaacaaaaacccaaattaAGACCTAAAGTCCTGCAATAAGATAATTAAGTTAACATGGCACATTTACTAGCAAGGGTGCTGCAAGCATGCAAACTATCCattaaacaacaaaataatCTACATTTTCCTACAAATATAAAGTTTAATTCATGCATGAAAAAGGTTGATCATGAAGCATTAAAAACTAGCTAGCTTgttgaattatttaaagaataccaatatttaaaaatatcaaaataataaatcttcATAACTAGCACTAAATTCATAACCTTGACTCTAAACTTAGTTCATTATAGTTGAAGTAAACATCATCAATAATTCAAAAACAAGTTTGattcaagaaaacaaaagaaaaataattaaaaaaccaaatttatGGCCACAAGTATGAAGCTTCAGTGGTACCGAGTCTTCCAATGTCTTAAATCACAAAAAGCATGCCTTCAAGAGCCAAAGAACATAAGAGATCT includes the following:
- the LOC107425692 gene encoding protein PHLOEM PROTEIN 2-LIKE A9-like; its protein translation is MSQKPHHDAEEDHIIKPEEGLTIFKPRALSIVWGEDTRYWILPDRTSTTGPAELKQVCWLEVNGKTKQGEPPAAGNYEVGFKIALKDDAFGWSNCHVLLVAKVGKRGKYAWRKVPLNKDEQQANGGSLQKNIRLEIKPSDEDRQIYFGMYEVWSARWKGGLLIYEARIKRL